The Solanum lycopersicum chromosome 6, SLM_r2.1 genome has a window encoding:
- the LOC138349064 gene encoding receptor kinase-like protein Xa21 yields MIAEYGQDGIVPTSCDVYSFGILMMETFTRTRPSDDIFTGDLSIQSWISDSFPGELHKVVDSNLVQPGDEQIAAKMHCLLSIMKLALNCTLVRPDERISMNDALSTLKKMRLQLVSSRH; encoded by the coding sequence ATGATTGCAGAGTATGGACAAGATGGAATAGTACCCACGAGTTGTGATGTTTATAGTTTTGGCATCTTGATGATGGAGACGTTCACACGAACAAGACCAAGTGATGATATATTTACTGGAGACTTGAGCATACAAAGCTGGATTAGTGATTCCTTTCCGGGTGAACTTCACAAGGTGGTGGATTCTAATTTGGTACAGCCCGGAGATGAACAAATCGCTGCAAAGATGCATTGTTTGTTATCTATCATGAAATTAGCTTTGAACTGCACTTTAGTGAGACCTGATGAAAGAATTAGCATGAATGATGCTCTTTCAACACTCAAAAAGATGAGGCTACAACTTGTTAGTAGTCGGCACTAG